In Deinococcus maricopensis DSM 21211, one genomic interval encodes:
- the secY gene encoding preprotein translocase subunit SecY — translation MLRAFRDAFRIPDLQRKILFTLLLLGVYRLGNAIPTPGVNVSALEQTTNGGLFGLISLISGGNLSQFSIFALGVLPYITASIVIQLLTSTIPFLEKLSKEGEEGRKKITQYTRYAAIGLGTVQALFFVLAGIVNDPAKLSPGWGQDAFTVVVMVLTQVAGIAFTMWLGERITEVGIGNGISLIIMAGIVARYPVDISLTGQLLAKDQVSLLGIVAFIVILLVVLAGIVFVQQGERRVPVQYARKQVGNRQVGGQATYLPIKVNQAGVIPVIFAGAMLILPNLIQQATTTRAPQVADFIGKYLSFGSPLYLALEVLLIFGFTYLYNSVQFDPKRISEQLRESGGFIPGVRPGTATAEYLGRISSRISLWGAIFLAVLTILPQIVQKATGITTFQLSGTGLLIVVGVALDTLKQLESQLTVRRYDGFISKGRIRGRL, via the coding sequence ATGCTGCGGGCCTTCCGCGACGCGTTCCGCATCCCGGACCTTCAGCGGAAGATCCTCTTCACCCTGTTGCTGCTGGGCGTCTACCGCCTTGGCAACGCGATCCCGACGCCGGGCGTCAACGTCTCGGCCCTGGAACAGACCACCAATGGTGGTCTGTTTGGCTTGATCAGCCTGATCTCGGGTGGGAATCTTTCGCAATTCTCGATTTTCGCGCTGGGCGTGCTGCCGTACATCACGGCGAGCATCGTCATTCAGCTGCTGACCTCCACCATCCCCTTCCTTGAGAAGCTCAGCAAGGAAGGCGAGGAGGGCCGCAAGAAAATCACGCAGTACACCCGCTACGCCGCCATCGGCCTCGGCACGGTGCAGGCGCTGTTCTTCGTGCTGGCCGGCATCGTGAACGACCCCGCGAAGCTCTCGCCCGGCTGGGGCCAGGACGCCTTCACGGTCGTCGTGATGGTCCTCACCCAGGTGGCCGGCATCGCGTTCACGATGTGGCTCGGTGAGCGCATCACCGAAGTCGGTATCGGCAACGGCATCAGCCTGATCATCATGGCCGGCATCGTCGCCCGCTACCCGGTGGACATCAGCCTGACCGGACAGCTGCTCGCCAAGGACCAGGTGTCGCTGCTCGGCATCGTCGCGTTCATCGTGATTCTGCTGGTGGTGCTCGCGGGCATCGTGTTCGTCCAGCAGGGCGAACGCCGCGTGCCCGTGCAGTACGCGCGCAAGCAGGTCGGCAACCGCCAGGTGGGCGGCCAGGCCACGTACCTGCCGATCAAGGTCAACCAGGCCGGCGTGATTCCCGTGATCTTCGCGGGCGCCATGCTGATCCTCCCGAACTTGATTCAGCAGGCCACGACGACGCGCGCGCCGCAGGTCGCCGACTTCATCGGGAAGTACCTCAGCTTCGGCAGCCCGCTGTACCTCGCCCTGGAAGTGCTGCTGATCTTCGGGTTCACGTACCTGTACAACAGCGTGCAGTTCGACCCGAAGCGCATCAGCGAGCAGCTGCGCGAGAGCGGCGGGTTCATTCCCGGCGTGCGCCCCGGCACGGCCACGGCCGAGTACCTCGGGCGCATCAGCAGCCGCATCAGCTTGTGGGGCGCGATCTTCCTGGCGGTGCTCACCATCCTGCCGCAGATCGTGCAGAAAGCCACTGGCATCACCACCTTCCAGTTGAGCGGCACCGGTCTGCTCATCGTGGTCGGGGTCGCGCTCGACACGCTTAAGCAGCTCGAGTCGCAACTCACGGTCCGGCGGTACGACGGGTTCATCAGCAAAGGCCGCATTCGCGGTCGC